A genomic window from Plasmodium reichenowi strain SY57 chromosome 6, whole genome shotgun sequence includes:
- a CDS encoding bifunctional methylenetetrahydrofolate dehydrogenase/cyclohydrolase, putative — protein sequence MNGVILNGHYVSEKIDEFVLEKIKYEDVKNMHSKRWKRKKKLFIIYSKNIVSYSYLYILLKKSIYLNSDVVFVLIRVNKKVSEEKLIKIIKKININENNDTSLIILSPLSYHINKCYISEFIQKEKDIDCSNYKTILKLINIIEENSFWNIQPNNDMNNDKKMNYENLCSYDNCRVLLPSLFPFWKIIQNFYMAYFDLFLKWCMHVKNGKMIGDKKGNAFQIFCCNHLINNNEDMILQYRKENVHKFYNMSFLCYNEKKIYIHNKNDNMKADQYNIIIYSHLKFYKESDYKKNDVLIFNYLKDVNYNLPCCIHSILLFIKYYKIEMRDKDVLILNNNINIFLTLFIFFMRNNISTIVYDPLNGQVLCRYEKTKKSHNKKVYLNINGNQILIKNEEDFKKKCKIFINQFVYNYKKYGHIKNNDILKNMEKEIIKNADIIIIGIGRHHILSKRHIKENVIILDLGINLIPSPSRKKKKKKKKDLAHITKNDEILYDRKIDKENIIGEEHELNNVYFTKDKNGIQNNYYVPLQKINKEIELCNKVYYFRRNHEKRQANLLYKLKRDYYFLNRSYRYKDINDNNLKRRMRICNNKILNDNKSKLKYMNSLTNILKNYVIMGDVDMNCKNKCSYISSVPGGLGPITTSMLFYNLYFKN from the coding sequence GTTATATTAAATGGACATTATGTTTCTGAAAAGATAGATGAATTTGTTTTAGAAAAGATTAAATATGAGGATGTTAAAAATATGCATAGTAAAAGATGGAAAAGGAAGAAAAagttatttataatatattcaaagAATATAGTATcttattcttatttatatatactattaaagaaaagtatatatttaaattcaGATGTTGTATTTGTTCTTATAAGAGTAAATAAGAAGGTAAGTGAAGAAAAGTtgattaaaataataaaaaaaattaatataaatgaaaataacGATACTtctttaattattttatcacCATTAAgttatcatataaataaatgttaCATATCAGAATTTatacaaaaagaaaaagatattGATTGTTCTAATTATAAAacaattttaaaattaattaatataattgaGGAAAATTCTTTTTGGAACATCCAACCaaataatgatatgaataatgataaaaaaatgaattatgAAAATCTTTGTTCTTATGATAATTGTAGGGTATTATTACCTTCCCTTTTTCCCTTTTGGAAAATTattcaaaatttttatatggcatattttgatttattcTTAAAATGGTGTATGCATGTTAAAAATGGAAAGATGATAGGAgataaaaaaggaaatgcgtttcaaatattttgttgtaatcatttgataaataataatgaagatatgATTCTTCAAtatagaaaagaaaatgtccataaattttataatatgtcctttttatgttataatgaaaaaaaaatatatattcataataaaaatgataatatgaaagCAGATcagtataatataataatatattcacaTTTGAAATTCTATAAAGAATCTgattataagaaaaatgacgttttaatatttaattatttgaaagatgttaattataatttacCTTGTTGTATTCATTCcattttactttttataaaatattataagatTGAAATGAGAGATAAAGatgttttaattttaaataataatataaacatatttttaacattatttatcttttttatgagaaataatatttcaacAATAGTTTATGATCCCTTGAATGGACAAGTTTTATGTAGGTatgaaaaaacaaaaaaatcTCATAACAAAAAGGTTTATTTGAATATTAATGGGAAtcaaatattaataaaaaatgaggaagattttaaaaagaaatgtaaaatatttataaatcaGTTTgtgtataattataaaaaatatggacatattaaaaataacgatatattaaaaaatatggaaaaggaaataatcaaaaatgccgatattattataattggAATAGGACGTCATCATATATTAAGTAAAAGGCATATTAAGGaaaatgttataatttTAGATCTAGGAATTAATTTAATACCATCTCCATcaaggaaaaaaaaaaaaaaaaaaaaaaaagatttggcacatattacaaaaaatgatgaaattttatatgatagAAAAATTGAcaaggaaaatataatagGAGAAGAGCATGAATTGAATAATGTGTATTTTAcaaaagataaaaatggtattcaaaataattattatgtacCACTCCAAAAGATTAATAAGGAGATTGAACTATGTAATAAAGTTTATTATTTTAGGAGAAACCATGAAAAAAGACAGGctaatttattatataaattaaagagagattattatttcttaaatAGATCTTATCgatataaagatataaatgataataatcTAAAAAGGAGAATGAGAATATGtaataacaaaattttgaatgataataaatctaaattaaaatatatgaatagtttgacaaatatattaaaaaattatgtgATTATGGGTGATGTTGATATGAATTGTAAAAATAAGTGTTCTTATATTTCTAGTGTACCCGGAGGGTTGGGGCC